From Homo sapiens chromosome 6, GRCh38.p14 Primary Assembly, the proteins below share one genomic window:
- the LOC105375012 gene encoding uncharacterized protein LOC105375012, with product MSDGVVSTMNLSMEISPSALRISLCTSSPGSWWALVATGVFGTASLWLCWGWIRASMSHPAGTTGATGGFPRTQVVLFMQEESESFPSSFPGMQQNTTQGAAVFSDS from the exons ATGTCGGATGGAGTGGTGTCCACGATGAACCTgagcatg GAGATTTCTCCCTCTGCGCTGAGGATCTCACTGTGCACCTCCAGCCCTGGGTCCTGGTGGGCTCTGGTGGCCACTGGAGTCTTTGGAACTGCCTCCCTCTGGCTCTGCTGG GGTTGGATTCGGGCATCGATGTCACACCCAGCAGGAACAACTGGGGCCACTGGAGGATTCCCAAGGACACAGGTTGTCCTTTTCATGCAGGAAGAATCTGAATCGTTTCCATCCAGTTTCCCCGGCATGCAGCAGAATACAACACAAGGGGCTGCGGTCTTCTCTGACTCTTAA